A single region of the Plantactinospora soyae genome encodes:
- the groL gene encoding chaperonin GroEL (60 kDa chaperone family; promotes refolding of misfolded polypeptides especially under stressful conditions; forms two stacked rings of heptamers to form a barrel-shaped 14mer; ends can be capped by GroES; misfolded proteins enter the barrel where they are refolded when GroES binds), translating to MAKMIAFDEEARRGLERGMNTLADAVKVTLGPKGRNVVLEKKWGAPTITNDGVSIAKEIELEDPYEKIGAELVKEVAKKTDDVAGDGTTTATVLAQALVREGLRNVAAGANPMALKRGIEAAVTSVSEELSKLAKDVETKEQIASTASISAGDNTVGEIIAEAMDKVGKEGVITVEESNTFGLELELTEGMRFDKGYISGYFMTDPDRMEAVLDDPYILIVNSKISTVKDLLPILEKVMQSGKPLVIIAEDVEGEALATLVVNKVRGTFKSVAVKAPGFGDRRKAMLGDIAILTGGQPISEEVGLKLDAAGLDLLGRARKVVVTKDETTIVDGSGDADQINGRVNQIRAEIEKSDSDYDREKLQERLAKLAGGVAVIKVGAATEVELKERKHRIEDAVRNAKAAVEEGIVPGGGVALVQAGKTAFDKLDLAGDEATGAQIVKIALDAPLRQIAVNAGLEGGVVVEKVRNLEAGHGLNAANGEYVDLLKAGIIDPAKVTRSALQNAASIAALFLTTEAVVADKPEKNPAPAAAPGGGDMDF from the coding sequence ATGGCCAAGATGATCGCGTTCGACGAGGAGGCGCGCCGTGGCCTCGAGCGGGGCATGAACACCCTCGCCGACGCCGTAAAGGTGACGCTGGGCCCGAAGGGCCGCAACGTCGTGCTCGAGAAGAAGTGGGGCGCTCCCACCATCACCAACGATGGTGTGAGCATCGCCAAGGAGATCGAGCTCGAGGACCCGTACGAGAAGATCGGCGCTGAGCTGGTCAAGGAGGTCGCGAAGAAGACCGACGACGTGGCCGGCGACGGCACGACGACGGCGACCGTCCTGGCCCAGGCGCTGGTCCGCGAAGGCCTGCGCAACGTCGCGGCCGGCGCGAACCCGATGGCCCTGAAGCGGGGCATCGAGGCCGCGGTCACGAGCGTCTCGGAGGAGCTGAGCAAGCTCGCCAAGGACGTCGAGACCAAGGAGCAGATCGCCTCCACCGCCTCCATCTCCGCCGGTGACAACACCGTCGGCGAGATCATCGCCGAGGCGATGGACAAGGTCGGCAAGGAAGGCGTCATCACCGTCGAGGAGAGCAACACCTTCGGGCTCGAGCTGGAGCTGACCGAGGGTATGCGCTTCGACAAGGGTTACATCTCGGGGTACTTCATGACCGACCCCGACCGGATGGAGGCCGTCCTCGACGACCCCTACATCCTGATCGTCAACAGCAAGATCTCGACGGTCAAGGACCTGCTGCCGATCCTCGAGAAGGTCATGCAGTCGGGCAAGCCGCTGGTCATCATCGCCGAGGACGTCGAGGGCGAGGCCCTGGCGACCCTGGTCGTGAACAAGGTCCGGGGCACCTTCAAGTCCGTCGCCGTCAAGGCGCCGGGCTTCGGTGACCGCCGCAAGGCCATGCTGGGCGACATCGCCATCCTCACCGGTGGCCAGCCGATCAGCGAAGAGGTCGGCCTCAAGCTCGACGCCGCCGGCCTCGACCTGCTGGGCCGTGCCCGCAAGGTCGTGGTGACCAAGGACGAGACCACCATCGTCGACGGTTCCGGCGACGCCGACCAGATCAACGGTCGGGTCAACCAGATCCGCGCCGAGATCGAGAAGAGCGACTCCGACTACGACCGCGAGAAGCTGCAGGAGCGCCTGGCCAAGCTGGCCGGCGGCGTTGCGGTGATCAAGGTCGGCGCGGCCACCGAGGTCGAGCTGAAGGAGCGCAAGCACCGGATCGAGGACGCGGTGCGTAACGCGAAGGCCGCCGTCGAGGAGGGCATTGTCCCCGGTGGTGGTGTCGCGCTGGTTCAGGCTGGCAAGACCGCCTTCGACAAGCTGGACCTCGCCGGTGACGAGGCTACCGGCGCGCAGATCGTCAAGATCGCGCTGGACGCCCCGCTGCGGCAGATCGCCGTCAACGCCGGCCTCGAGGGTGGCGTCGTGGTCGAGAAGGTCCGCAACCTGGAGGCCGGCCACGGCCTCAACGCGGCCAACGGTGAGTACGTCGACCTGCTCAAGGCCGGCATCATCGACCCGGCCAAGGTGACCCGTTCGGCGCTGCAGAACGCGGCGTCGATCGCGGCCCTGTTCCTGACCACCGAAGCTGTGGTGGCGGACAAGCCGGAGAAGAACCCGGCCCCGGCGGCTGCGCCGGGCGGCGGGGACATGGACTTCTGA